ttttgagaatgtggaaggaaactagaGTACATAgataaaaacccacacaggcatggggagaacatgcaacctccgaGCGGTGATTTGAACCagagtccccagaactgtgaagcagatgtgccaCCAAGACAGACACATATAGTATCTAAACTTTATATTTTATAGCAATTATAGTTCTCTACGTAGCAAACATTTGTGTACGAGTGCTCACCTGCTCTTTGTGCTGCTTTTCTTTATCAATCAGATCCATCCTTCTTTTTTTGATCACCTCCTGCCATACagtataagaaaaaaataattttagtcAGAAAAAGACATCAAATCGGGAGAAGTGTTCTGAGTATcaccttaaaaagaaaaaaggtatgTTACCTAAAAATAATAAGCATTGCAAATTAAATCTAAAGGTAAATATTTTCGTGGCTCTCTGAGCATTGTACCTGTATTCGCAGCTCTTCCTCCCCTTGATTTACTCTTCTGTGGATGGATCCAGGAGCCTGAGCATATAACACAGGATATCAGAAAATTCCAAACACGTAGGATGCAAAGCATGATTCAACAGTCAAGTGTGCAGTTCAGGCATCAAAGCAACTTACTAACCGGTTTTTGTTTAACAGCAGGCTTCCTGTCAGCAGTTTTCTTTGTTACAGAAACCTTCGTCGCAGTTAAGGGCACTCCGTATTTGCATGCTGGTGTGGTAATCTTGCCTGTAGAATATGGTGTGGAACCATGAGCAGGACACTTGCTAAGCACCAATAATAACAAATCAAACAATTGATGATGATGCTTTTTGCCCgattttacaaaatgtataaCTAGTCATACTTTCAGTAAATTGAAGTGAggcaaagggggaaaaaaaaaaaactgtaaaagaatCAATTCAAAGACATTTCCTTACGTGGCGAGATTAAGTATTTAAATCCGGATTTAACAGATAACCAataactgaagaaataattaatcccaaaaatgcactttaaatgctaatAACATGCTCCTAGCATGTTTTGTGGCACGAGTCCTCTTTGGTgttgtatatttaatttttataattTGCAGGGGTAGGGGAGAAAGTAATGTAACCCCTCACTTCAATGACGTTTGCCTTGCTATCTGCAAGAttagtttgtggaatttattaattttagtggaattaggTGGCactgtggcacagctgtagagcgttgacctcaaagtttgaggtccagggtttaatcccgggtccatctgtgtggagtatgcatgctgcgtgggttttctccgggcactctggtttcttcacacatcccaaaaaaatgcaacattaattggacactctaaattgccccgaggtgtgattgtgggagCGACTGTTCTCTTTCTCCaagtgccgtgcgattggctagaaaccagctgaaggtgtaacctgcctcctgcccattgaccgctcggacaggctccagcactgccgcgaccATTGTTACGATAAGCGGGGAATAAAATGGACGGAGAGAGAAGGAagggttgaagaggcaagtgtgaaggaccaggcagtggcaatgattagtaagggggaagtcagaaaggcactataaaggatgaaaaatggaaaggcagttggtcctgatgtcataccggtggaggtatggaagcaattcggAGATGGCtggggagtttttgaccaacttattcaacagaatactagcgggcgaaaagatgcctgaagaatggaggaaaagtgttctagttcccatttttaagaacaaaggggatgttcacagctgtgggaattatagaggaataaagttgatgagccacacaatgaagttatgggaaagagtactggaagctaaactcaggacagaagtaagtatctgcgagcaacagtatggtttcatgcctagaaagagtaccacagatgcattatttgccttgacgatgcaagtggaaaagtacagagaaggtcagaaggagcgacattgtgtctttgtggatctagagaaagcctatgacagagtaccaagagaggaactgtggtactgcatgcgtaattctggtgtggcagagaagtatcttaaaatagtacaggacatgtatgatggcagcagaacaatggtgaggtgtgcgtTAGatatgacagaagaatttaaggtggaggtgcgaCTACATCAGTGATCAgctctgaggcccttcctgtttgcagtggtaatggatagactgacagatgaggttagactggaatccccttggaccatgatgttcaccaatgatattgtgatatgcattgaaagcagggagcatgcagaggaacaattagaaagatggaggcacgtactggagaggaatgaagattagccgaagtaaaacagaaacatgtgtgtgaatgagaaaggtggaggggggagagtgaggctacagggagaaggaATAGCGAGGGtagaggacttcaaatatttagggtcaacaatacagagcaatggtgagtgtggtaaggaagtgaagaaacaggtccaagcaggttggaacagctggcgaaaggtgtctggtgtgttatgtgacagaagagtctctgctaggatgaagggcaaagtttacaaaacagtggtgaggccggccatgatgtacggattagagacggtggcactgaagaaacaacaggaagcagaactggaggtagtacaaatgaagatgttgaggttatcGCTTGGCGTGAACAGGCTGGAagtgattagaaatgagctcattagaggaacagccaaagttggatgttttggagacaaggttcaagagcagacttcgatggtttggacatgttcagatgcgagagagtgcgtatattggtagaacggtgttgaggatggagctgccaggcaaaagagcgagaagaaaaccaaaggaaaggttgagGGGTGTTGTtcgggaggacatgagggcagttggggttagagaggaagatgcagaagataggctaaaatggaaaaagatgacacgctgtggtgacccctaacgggacaagccgaaaggaaaagatgaagaatcctttacattatgtacaggGCAGCATGGTAGAaaaggtggaaagcgttggcctcacagttctgaggtccccggttcaaacCCGGCCCTGCCCATGTGGGGTTTGGATGTTCGCCCCGgccatgcgtgggttttctccgggcacttcggtttcctcccacatcctaaaaacatgtaacattgattggacactctaaattgaccctcggtgtgattgtgagtgcgactgttgtctgtctccatgtgccctgtaattggctggcaaccagttcagtgcgtaccctgcctcctgcccgttgacagctgggaaaggctccagctctccccgcgacccttgtgaggataagcggttaagaaaatggatggacattatgtacactttaaacatttttgtaaaaggtaaattaaattaattttttattactctttacattacatacactttgaatgcttttggCAGCGCGGAAAGGGGGTATATCGGGGGGcttggaatggatggattatttacatgtaaaatggggTTCTACTTGcgaaaaattcaagttacgaaatgacttctgGAATGGAAATACCAATGTAATACCCTACATAAGCAGCTGTTTGCTTACCTAGTGATCCCTGATGCGCACCTACTTTATGCTGCTTGTAAATAAAACGATGATGGAATTCTTGAGCAATCtcctaaatgaaaaaagaagaatgttgtctGGTCTAAAAACTATCAAGCTTACATGAATTCAGACTTGACATGCTTAACTTTACCTGTGGTTTGAGGAACCTTTGGATTCTGCAAGAAAGGAAAGGTTTGTCCAGTATACAGCTGACTGATGGTCTTTCTCTGGGGTTGTGTTTAAAAAGTTGTGCCAAAAGAGAATGCAGTTCTTGGGAGTAATGAAGAGACACAGGATGATATGAGCCACGGATGATCTTCAGAACAAGGTTCTTCATATTTCCAGCCTCAAACTAAAGAGATACACATTCATAACACGGTTAAAATTGTCTCACAAGTACCTACTCTTCCTATTGAATACTCTCATTGTTAGGCTACTTACTGCATGCTTTAGGGTGCACATTTCATATAAGACACAGCCCAGAGCCCAAACATCACTATACAGGGTGGCAAAAGAGAGCATAAGGAAGATAAAGGAGGAAAGACTAAAATTACATTCAGAGTACATCTACAGtgagtgccatgaaaaagtattttcctgatttctatttttctttcccatatcaatcacaaaaaagtttcaaatcactaaaccaattttaatatcactcagagacaacccaaggaaatacatgcagttttcaaatgagaatTCAAGTAATTTAAgcacaaaaataacaacaaaatatttctgACCCTATGTGAAAAGGCAATTGTACACCCTATTAAATCAGGAGGGAGCAAAAACCTTTTCAAAGCAGTGCACATGCATTCAGTATTACAGCAGTACTTAATTGCCAGTTgcgacacaccctcacatcctgctggtccaatcagtattaatatTAGTAAGATATTTTGCAGACTATTgcatgatttgtcactttaaactgctccctttgcacagtcATTCCACTGGTATATAACAGGAACTGCGaacaggtaaaggcactctgtacaagcttagcacaatgtgggacattgaTACACTCTTGTCTTCTAccttgttctaaatgaagactttacatcttacacatctgtgactcttataaggaatagtttctataaacagaaatgtctcttgttctttattctttttcctttgttgttctttgttctgattgtTTTACCAGGGCAGCAACAACTTgccagagaaaaaaatccttgggtgtttttacacacttggccaataaatctgattctgatttttctCCTCACCCAGTCCCGTCTCTGACCCCATCACTCCCatcctccaaaacatccactgGCTCACACATACTGCATCCAGTTCGACTTACTTCTACTCCTGCTCAAAGTCCTTCATAATCCGGCCACTTAGAAGATCACTTACCAGAATCCCCCCCACACCGCTCATGTCAAAAACATATTGAACAGGAATTCCAgttcagtattttaaaaagtgtatgtTTCTGCTACCAATAAAGAAGACAACATGTAACAATGATTCATTACCTTTTGTTGTTATATGGTTTATTTTCACAGATCTCTGGTGAAAGGTAATAAGGGGTTCCAATGCATGTTCTTGCTAGCTCTAATGTGCTGGAAAAAAGTTacaggaaagaaaaatgaacttttatgttttattatgaCCAAATATTGTCTTAATTTTCTTGAGCTCTCAAACCTGTTAAGCACCCTTGCGATCCCAAAGTCACCAAGTTGCACAGTCCCATCTTTTGTCAAAAATATGTTCTATAAAAAGCCAGCATTATTGCGATTATATTTAATAGAGAGTCAATGCAGATGACAATATATAGTTGTGTGTTACATTGGCACCTGTGATTTAATGTCCCTATGAAGGATTTTTCTATCATGGATGTGCTTCAATGCCAAACAAATCTGCACAAACCAATCCAGGATCtagaaggaaaacattttttagggaTATTCAAGCTCTTATTTTCCATTATCCATTTTCTCTCACTTTTATATAAAACAACACTTGATCTGTCCTAAATATTCATGAGAATATTCAGATTTTGTATCTTACTTGCTCCTCTGAGAAATACATTCCTCTCTGAGAATTGATCTTCTTAAAGAGGTCTCCACCTTCACAGTAGTCCATAACAATATACAGACACCCCGACTCTATAAAGTCATATGGCATAGGAAAATAATATACATTTAATAATGCATGATTGATTCATATTTGCAGTCAGTATATCAACTCTGGCATACCTTCAAAAGACTCCTTATATTGAACAATGTTTGGATGATTCATGTTTGCAAGAACTGCAATTtctttccgtgattcttgtctCTCTTTATCTGACATCTAGTAATGCACGTTATGGACAGATATAATGTGAAATGTACATTAACATTGAAATGGGGAAGCTAGATGAATTGAGTGTCTTACCCCAGAAATGCTGACCTCCTTGATGACATATTGGTGTCCATCTTTCTTGGCTTTGACAAGGAAAGCCTTTCCAAATAAACCTTCCCCAATTTTCGTCACCCTTTCATACTTGTCCATTTTAATGGCATCATTGGCATGTCATGCTGGTTCTGCAAATACACTAAGGAACAAATATCAATTAATTCATCTTCTGttacacttatcctcactagagtcgcaggcgtgctggaccctatcccagcaatcttcggaTGGGAGACATgggaacaccctgaaatggtcgccagccaatcgcagggaaaaCAAGTAAACCATCtgcactcacattcgcacctactgccaatttggagtcttcaattaacctactcgACATGTTTTAgagctgtgggaggaaaccggagtgtccttACAAAACCCACGCTGCCACCAGAAGAACATGCTCACTCCCACACAGGCGgcgtcgggatttgaacccagactctcagaactgtgaggcagttgcGCTAACCGTTCCTTCATTAACAAATATCCATGTTGTTAACACGAACCCATGGGCTTAGAGTTTTGAATACGAGTGGTTCAGTGTGGAATAATGGAATTTTGTTTAAGTTTCGCCCTGTAAATGCACAATGGTTATAGCAAGACGGCTAACAATCGGCCTAAAAATTCACGAGAATGGAGGGAAAGACACCCTCAGATGTAAAGCCCCAGCACACGAACACAACCTtattaaatgtgcaaatacgTCTCGATTGAACTGTATCAGAACAAAGTTACATAGCTAATATTTGGCTTACCATTACTATTTTATCGAATAGACATCGTCCATTTCGATTCTTCTGCATCATTTGAGTTCAATTTAGCGGCCAGTCAATGGCTTCAATCTTATTGGTCATTGTCAACTCTGGCGATAAATTACTGGTTCATATGACTGTCCgtcatttttctttgtcaaatAACATACTACTTCCCACCCACACAACATGGCCGTTTCTGGGAAGAATCTCCATAGCAACCAAAAAccgaagaaaaatattttttgcaaagcCAGAGGATATTTTCAGATTTCAACTGAATACATTTAACTTGAAATTATGTAATACATCTGGACGACCTATTGCTTCATCAGAAAACGGACAGCCCATTTCGATGTATTGacacttttaaattgtgtgcattGGTTatattttttagcagggaaaatttaatatttttttaaaaatctgctcTTGTGCATTTTCAATATAATTTCGCCAAGAAGCTCAgaccaataaaaaaaaccaCCTGAATGTAAATCTGCAGGTGAAAGTATAAGACAAAGGTCCTTCCAAATCCAAACAAGACAACATTAGGCAAAGGCCCTGTCAATATAtgacaaatatatttaataaattaTTGATTTAACTGAGTTTTAACAAGACACATATCTTGCATGTCAGTTACCAACAATTTTCTATATACTATATTTattcttaaaattaaaaattcatcCATTGCGGCCTTCCCAGTTATCATGCATACAGGTACAGTACCTATGCACTGTAAGTCCATACTGTCTGCAGTGTATTTCAGCTTTATGCGCATGAAACGGTCAATTGTTGGAATAAAATTTAATGGTCATCATCATGTTTTAAatcctcattacaatgagtcTGCAACAAGCCTCATGTTatgctaaaaataaatacaaatggcaATTTTCCAAGGAAATAATTGAGAATTTCTGTGCAATACATGCTGATACATTCTAGCCACGCCGATATACTGTATTACTTAACATACATACAACTTTCATCACCTGAAATTATAAATTATATTGCATCtgatgttaaagaaaaaaaaaacattcaaagaaatttaaagacaatttggttgttaatgaaaaatatttctagaaaagaaaaaaaaaaaaaacatatatatatatataatatatatatatatatatatatatatatatatatatatatatatgcgttgcCGCACAGTTCTagggcccgggttcaatgccaaccttccctgtgtggcgtttgcatgttctcctcctgtgtgggtttcctccaggcacactggttgtcctcccacatcacgaaagcatacaacattaattggacactctaaattattattgtgagtgtgtctgtttgtctctatgtgtcctgcgattgccaggcaaccagttcaggataagcggctaagaaaagagatagatagatagatagatagatagatagatagatagatagatagatagatagatagatagatagatagatagatagatagatagatagatagatagatagatagatagatagatagatagatagatagatagatagatagatagatagatagatagatgatagatagatagatagatagatagatagatagatagatagatagatagatagatagatagatagatagatagatagatagatagatagatagatagatagataggagaAGAAAAACTACAAGTACTGCAAGCACATATTTCAGTCTGGTAGGTTGTCAAGAAACTCCTCAATTTCTGTACACATTCGGTTTCTATTCCTTTGCCTAATTTTCTTTAGAATTTGGATGCTGTTTACACGATGTACAGATGGATGCTGTATTGCTGCTGCCCTCATGTAATATTCTATTGACTTGTAGCTCTGCTTCTGAATGAGGTGTAAATATTTTGCATAATAGCTATAAACCATCTGCCTGTCTCCAGGTTCCTGATCACTCTGGTATAGTAGTTCCTCAAATATCTCATCAGCTTTAGCTTGGTTGTGAGTTGACTTTACATATATGTTGGCAagagttatttttcttttgagtgaAGATTGATGATAAAGAGCAATAACTTCTTTATAAAGACTGATTGCCTTGTCAATCAAGATTTGTTGCAGCGAAATGTCTCTGTataaaaagattttctttttgtagcAGATTGCAGCACACCGCTTCAGATAACGTTCTCCTGGATGTCTTTCAAGTGCTTCCTCTGCCAAGTCAAGAGCTTCATCAATTGATAAATAAACTCTGTACAGTTTAAGCAATGGTTTAATACCACTGTAGCTGCTGACAGGGTTTTTCAAAATCTTCTTTGCCAATTGGCAGGCTTCACCTTCAATTCTCCTTCCTCCAGCAGCGCAAGCTGCCAGGTAAATTGTTGAAAGGTACAAATTTTTTGGGTCGTGTTTCAGAGctattttaattttctcaaaggTGTTCACATCTAGTTGTGTTTTATAAAGCTTACAAGTGCTCACTATTGCTAAGACATGACTTGTGTGCCACTCAATCATGTCCGGCTGCATCCTGATGGCTCTCTGAAAATATTCCACCGCCGGGAGGGCATATTCTTTTCCAAATTTCATCAGAGCCCAGGCCTTTTCAGCACAGATCTCTGGGTGGAGTTCCCCATGACATGGAGAAGGATATTCATTCAGAAGGATATCAACCTTTGACAGGTAAGTTTGACTTTCTGCCCGTTTTCCCATTTGGTAGTGCAGCCAAGCCAAGTTCCCATAGTTGACCACTAGCCAAGGGCCCTCCTCTGGGATAGTATTTCTCATCTGACGCAAAGCCTCCGCAGCCCTGCTGAAGAAATGCAGGGCATCTTTAGTGATTCCAAGTTGGTAATGTATGTAACCCTGTAAATTGTAAATATGTCCCAGCCAGCTGTATCCCTCCACAGTGCCAATGTCTTCCAACTTATCCCTGAGAAGAAACAGTTTGGATCTATGGGGGTTCAAGTTCCATGTGAAGTGACACTGGAGGCTCTCCAGGTTGGCCTTCAGTGTATTTTGACTCCAAACAGCACTGAAATAGAAAGATGaccatgttgaaaaataaagaaaaaataataaaatgcaaataattaaataatagaAAGGAATTTGaatgaaagacaaaataaaacaagataaGTGATAAGAGGATGAGGACAGTCAAAACAGTACGCATAGCAGTTGAAGTAAAAAACATCCActgtataacatttttttaaagcaaaagtaGTGGAGGGTCAACATTCACAGACAGCACCGATAATATGAATAATAACAAAGGTGGAAGGAACTCACCTCATCATGGAGCAGGAAcctatttttttcagtaatacTTCTTCTCTTTATGGAGCTCGTTTGTTGGTTTGGGTGCGGAACCAGAATCAGTTTAACTTTTATGGTGCAATAAAACATTAAACGTGGAGATTGTTTTTGGACTTTGTGTGCTTGTGTAAACATGATGTACACGAATACTGTACAgtcctgtgaaaaagtatttatccCCAGTGTCAAATTGTCTCTTTTTTGGCGTAGTTTCCctactttaatgtttaagatcatcacaCAAATGTGAATATAAGACAATGacagcacatgtaaacaaaatgcagttttaactGTAATTTTGTCACAGTTGTGTTTTTTGAAGGCACGGAAGGCAAGGCAAAACATGGAGGACCCAAGTGTAGGGATGCATGGCAGAAGTCTCaacctaaaaaaatgcaaatgaggaACATTGAAAAAGAAAGCTCAACGGAACAGATCCCAGACATTCcccaaaagttaaaaaagaaaaaaagtcaatcacAGGGTCTCTATATAAAGGGGCCTGGAGAAAGGTTTGGAATGTCCCCTAAGGGTCAAACTGATGGCTGTCTAGGCATCTAAGGTGAGGTGCTTGGCTGGGCATTTCAAGAGGTTAGGAAGGATGTCAAGTACCAGGGTCTTTACAGGTCATCCAAGTGAATGTCCATGATGCTGACCTCTGTGGCAAATCAAGGACCAGGCAACAGGGTTGGGTGAAAGCCACTGGATGAACATCCAGTCCCATGAAAAAGATTTTCCCCCTTCTAAAATTGTATATATGAGAGTtgatattttgctttgttttc
Above is a genomic segment from Syngnathoides biaculeatus isolate LvHL_M chromosome 7, ASM1980259v1, whole genome shotgun sequence containing:
- the LOC133503549 gene encoding interferon-induced protein with tetratricopeptide repeats 1-like, which produces MMSAVWSQNTLKANLESLQCHFTWNLNPHRSKLFLLRDKLEDIGTVEGYSWLGHIYNLQGYIHYQLGITKDALHFFSRAAEALRQMRNTIPEEGPWLVVNYGNLAWLHYQMGKRAESQTYLSKVDILLNEYPSPCHGELHPEICAEKAWALMKFGKEYALPAVEYFQRAIRMQPDMIEWHTSHVLAIVSTCKLYKTQLDVNTFEKIKIALKHDPKNLYLSTIYLAACAAGGRRIEGEACQLAKKILKNPVSSYSGIKPLLKLYRVYLSIDEALDLAEEALERHPGERYLKRCAAICYKKKIFLYRDISLQQILIDKAISLYKEVIALYHQSSLKRKITLANIYVKSTHNQAKADEIFEELLYQSDQEPGDRQMVYSYYAKYLHLIQKQSYKSIEYYMRAAAIQHPSVHRVNSIQILKKIRQRNRNRMCTEIEEFLDNLPD